One segment of Schistocerca cancellata isolate TAMUIC-IGC-003103 chromosome 2, iqSchCanc2.1, whole genome shotgun sequence DNA contains the following:
- the LOC126161594 gene encoding hemolymph lipopolysaccharide-binding protein-like, whose product MASRLCSVGDTVTDPRHQGTMVWECIWQLLVALLIMASPRELLADDCVSSSASGVSLWASSFRNLTGHWITKAALIRKSRRDISELPFEQRPLHYDIDITRQNCGDDEKLTTVFTVVEPPARVGADYKFFPNVGYYKLHTAKTNWENARRTCAKEGAHLAIVNSKAEENAIREVMRAHSTEKFDAFIGFHDMFKEGEYLTVLGHPLISSGHVNWREGEPNNVELQNSPEGEDCGTIYNDGTLNDVRCNAERLFVCEQSL is encoded by the exons AGGGCACTATGGTCTGGGAATGCATTTGGCAGCTTCTGGTAGCACTTCTCATTATGGCATCGCCTCGAGAGCTTCTCGCAGACGACTGTGTGTCTTCCTCTGCAAGCGGTGTTAGCCTCTGGGCGAGCAGCTTCCGCAACCTTACGGGCCACTGGATTACCAAG GCGGCTCTCATCCGCAAAAGTAGACGAGATATCAGCGAGCTGCCGTTTGAGCAAAGGCCGCTGCATTACGACATCGACATTACCCGTCAAAACTGTGGTGACGACGAAAAACTGACGACAGTTTTCACTGTTGTAG AACCACCTGCCCGTGTTGGTGCCGACTACAAATTCTTTCCAAATGTTGGATACTACAAGCTGCACACTGCCAAAACGAACTGGGAAAATGCTCGGAGAACGTGCGCAAAGGAAGGAGCGCACCTCGCCATCGTGAACTCTAAAGCGGAAGAAAATGCTATACGGGAAGTGATGAGAGCTCACTCGACAGAAAAATTCGATGCTTTCATCGGTTTCCACGATATGTTCAAGGAAGGAGAATACCTCACGGTCTTGG GTCATCCTTTGATATCGAGTGGCCACGTAAACTGGAGAGAAGGTGAGCCTAATAACGTAGAGCTCCAAAATTCTCCAGAAGGCGAGGACTGTGGGACTATTTACAACGACGGAACCCTCAACGACGTCAGGTGCAACGCGGAGAGGCTATTTGTGTGCGAGCAGAGTCTCTAG